The following proteins are co-located in the Flectobacillus major DSM 103 genome:
- a CDS encoding sensor histidine kinase, with protein sequence MKRNKFYWIIQVICWSFVAFTSVKYSELGNETLTFQATYFGVYVLLGLVVSHLYNYIHESYDPDQTTSQQFVVFPLLGSFTIGTIFAITDYIFFNRNRLLIGEISLFDLIYSIFDNIWLVIPWFLFYHLYRFVNVYEDRRQRVLTAEKMLKVVELENLKKQLNPHFLFNALNSIKALTISDSRQARDAIMQLSDLLRLSLNLGEQHKAMLSEELKLASDYLSLEKVRFDNRLQYEFHVQENISDILIISMSLNTLIENAVKHGIAKTKTGGKIIVSIFTVGNEITIKVCNTGQYNPQPKSNASGIGLDNLRKRLDLHYGSKASLNIINENDMVAAIIHMPF encoded by the coding sequence ATGAAGAGAAATAAGTTCTATTGGATTATTCAAGTAATATGCTGGTCGTTTGTGGCTTTTACCTCAGTTAAGTATAGTGAATTAGGAAATGAAACGCTAACCTTTCAAGCCACCTATTTTGGTGTCTATGTTTTGCTAGGCTTGGTTGTTAGTCATCTTTACAACTATATTCACGAGAGCTACGACCCCGACCAAACTACCTCTCAACAATTTGTGGTATTTCCCTTGTTAGGAAGTTTTACCATTGGTACAATATTCGCTATTACAGACTATATTTTCTTTAATCGTAACCGCTTGTTGATTGGAGAAATCAGCCTTTTCGATTTGATTTATTCCATTTTTGATAATATTTGGCTAGTAATACCTTGGTTTCTGTTTTATCATTTGTACCGTTTTGTGAATGTCTACGAAGACAGACGACAACGTGTTTTGACAGCCGAAAAAATGCTCAAAGTTGTGGAACTAGAAAATCTTAAAAAGCAACTCAATCCTCATTTTTTGTTCAATGCTCTCAATAGTATCAAGGCTCTTACCATTAGCGATAGCCGCCAAGCTCGTGATGCTATTATGCAGTTGTCAGACTTGTTACGCTTGTCGCTCAACCTTGGTGAACAACATAAAGCCATGCTTAGCGAAGAACTTAAACTAGCAAGCGACTATTTATCATTAGAAAAAGTTCGTTTTGATAACAGGCTTCAATACGAATTTCATGTTCAAGAAAATATTAGCGATATCCTGATTATCTCTATGTCGTTAAATACTCTTATTGAAAATGCAGTTAAGCATGGTATTGCCAAAACCAAAACGGGAGGCAAAATAATTGTTTCTATTTTTACCGTTGGTAATGAAATTACCATAAAAGTTTGTAATACAGGGCAGTACAACCCTCAGCCCAAAAGTAATGCCAGCGGTATAGGGCTAGATAACCTTCGTAAAAGGCTTGATTTACATTATGGTTCTAAGGCTTCGCTCAATATCATCAACGAAAACGACATGGTTGCCGCTATTATTCATATGCCGTTCTAA